One genomic segment of Candidatus Poribacteria bacterium includes these proteins:
- a CDS encoding YCF48-related protein yields MKKFSQYITCFSIATLFAIPFLFTGCVKKEITRIADWQTHFTDVYFADANHGWIVGHRGWILHTADGGVSWEKQTVNTNEDFKAVYFTNLRNGWAVGDKGLIAITDDGGRHWTLQRNQAHTLLVDVFFLNSKTGWIAGQDGLLHTKNGGKTWNHQEASAFGLGGIHFVDKYRGWIVGDYDRIFVTSDGSQTWRRQDQLERMEHDTSEVCNLHTVFFATPYKGWSGGTDGTIFHTTNGGTEWQTQYSRLPMIYGHVRPTVYDFHFIDDDYGVAVAQGGFIIRTEDGGENWRLTENQTKNDLMGVHFATSKEAWAVGFNGTLLHSTDGGVTWNMRSGTTADDLQSVAFADADRAVAVGEKGTITTSNDSGKTWTNIEMDTWHRIRNLSFVTDKEGWAVGDGGLILHTTDAGQTWERQTSGWWYTLNALHFINPKKGWIVGDLGTVLHTTDGGETWVQQAPRYFHEMIKGIFFLNETEGWVVGWPGIVFHTQDGGLTWKRQNSNSYNELYAAYFIDRHTGWVVGQFGEILHTLDGGKTWKFQRSGTQANLNKVYFADANHGLIVGDEGVILTTINGGVTWELQKSGTSNDLYSFSLSPDGILLVGEGGIAMRYSVDTEAFIVELPPAAQEMETDEKPIEPIEYHWEIVRQGSWQSKFTDTYFSSTQEGWTVGEGGTILRTTDGGTTWQTQQSGVTETLQRIVFIDKKHGWISGQGVLLRTENGGETWHVVREGLKNFRNIRAIHFINPKDGWIGVDKGQILRTNDGGITWTLQQTGTTQQPITHLHFINSQEGWAVAPQRRTGGFILHTVDGGDYWQIQATTYQRCIGVHFLNATSGWVIMEDGTSLLTTDGGENWKRDLDTGRDIKGLNLDIHLVTVKFRNHTEAWATAWEINAGQMILTTQNQGQSWETLNLSSGQESENGDSESWIEEMAAERPFGYSIQITNAHFLPDGRGWVVGREQIFDRESVGADIGGSNEADASTGQIYATTDGGKTWHHQLGEPLDNFRDVLFLNEQNGWIAGDNGALLSTEDGGINWKRLRTNTMARIVDVHFISLEPKWGWAMERDGTLLYTTDGDDWSTDNNQELPQRELPDLPQHQLPPLSINEAAFGKFSEGWAVGENGEIIHNLDGGPIWKLQHTSTGKNLRSVDMKFAPLGWAVGSNGVIQRTVNGGEYWKFHETHAGYDLHGVSFITKRKGWAVGRAGIILSTTDGGFTWESRLSGMSETLYDILALSEQEIYAVGAAGTIIHSTDGGETWKREHTGVDNDLYVITRVKDGERLWVAGQGGVVLRHLMR; encoded by the coding sequence ATGAAAAAGTTTTCTCAATACATCACTTGTTTTTCAATAGCAACTCTTTTTGCAATTCCTTTCCTATTCACCGGTTGTGTAAAAAAAGAGATTACTCGTATAGCGGACTGGCAAACCCATTTTACGGATGTCTACTTTGCGGATGCCAACCACGGATGGATTGTGGGGCATCGGGGATGGATACTTCATACGGCTGATGGCGGCGTAAGTTGGGAAAAACAGACAGTGAACACGAATGAGGATTTCAAAGCGGTTTATTTCACAAACCTTCGTAACGGCTGGGCAGTTGGCGACAAAGGGTTAATTGCTATTACTGATGACGGTGGACGACACTGGACCCTGCAAAGGAATCAAGCGCACACGTTACTTGTAGATGTCTTTTTCCTTAACTCAAAGACCGGTTGGATTGCTGGACAGGATGGGTTGTTGCACACAAAAAATGGCGGAAAAACATGGAACCATCAGGAAGCGAGCGCATTCGGACTCGGCGGTATCCACTTTGTAGACAAGTATCGCGGATGGATCGTTGGAGATTATGACAGGATTTTTGTCACCTCAGACGGTAGCCAAACCTGGCGTAGACAAGATCAGCTTGAGAGAATGGAACACGATACATCGGAGGTTTGCAACCTTCATACGGTATTTTTTGCGACCCCTTATAAGGGGTGGAGTGGTGGCACAGACGGCACCATTTTCCACACAACTAACGGCGGAACAGAATGGCAGACCCAATACAGTCGACTCCCGATGATTTATGGACATGTCCGTCCAACCGTCTATGACTTCCATTTTATTGATGATGACTACGGCGTGGCGGTTGCACAGGGCGGGTTCATCATTCGGACCGAAGATGGTGGAGAGAACTGGAGATTAACAGAAAACCAAACCAAAAACGACCTGATGGGTGTTCATTTTGCGACTTCTAAAGAGGCATGGGCAGTCGGTTTCAACGGCACGCTCCTACACTCGACCGACGGTGGGGTAACATGGAACATGAGAAGTGGCACGACAGCCGATGATCTGCAGAGTGTCGCGTTTGCGGATGCAGACCGTGCGGTTGCCGTCGGAGAGAAAGGGACAATCACGACGAGTAACGACAGTGGCAAGACTTGGACGAACATTGAGATGGACACGTGGCACCGCATTCGGAATTTATCTTTCGTCACCGATAAAGAAGGTTGGGCAGTTGGTGATGGTGGACTTATCCTGCACACAACCGATGCCGGTCAGACGTGGGAACGACAAACCAGCGGATGGTGGTACACGCTCAATGCGCTTCACTTCATCAATCCGAAAAAGGGGTGGATCGTTGGGGATTTGGGGACTGTGCTCCATACAACAGACGGGGGTGAAACCTGGGTCCAACAAGCACCACGCTATTTCCACGAAATGATTAAAGGCATCTTTTTCCTCAATGAGACAGAGGGCTGGGTCGTCGGGTGGCCCGGTATCGTCTTTCATACCCAAGACGGTGGTTTGACGTGGAAACGACAGAACAGCAACAGCTACAACGAACTCTACGCTGCTTACTTTATTGATCGGCATACCGGCTGGGTGGTCGGGCAATTCGGCGAAATTCTCCATACCCTTGATGGTGGAAAAACGTGGAAATTCCAGCGGAGTGGGACGCAGGCAAATCTGAATAAAGTCTACTTTGCCGATGCAAATCACGGTTTAATTGTAGGCGATGAAGGTGTCATTTTAACGACTATCAATGGGGGTGTGACGTGGGAGTTGCAGAAAAGCGGCACGTCCAATGATCTCTATAGTTTCTCGCTTTCGCCTGATGGTATCCTCCTTGTGGGTGAAGGTGGCATTGCGATGCGTTACTCTGTGGACACGGAGGCGTTCATTGTCGAGTTGCCGCCTGCTGCGCAAGAAATGGAAACCGATGAGAAACCGATTGAACCGATTGAATACCATTGGGAAATCGTCCGTCAAGGAAGTTGGCAATCCAAATTCACCGATACCTATTTTTCTTCTACACAGGAAGGGTGGACAGTCGGTGAGGGTGGTACCATTTTACGGACCACAGATGGTGGCACGACATGGCAGACACAACAGAGTGGTGTGACAGAAACATTGCAACGGATTGTTTTCATCGATAAAAAACACGGTTGGATTAGCGGTCAAGGCGTACTGCTGCGAACCGAAAACGGGGGCGAGACGTGGCACGTTGTGCGTGAAGGGTTGAAAAACTTTCGCAATATTCGCGCGATACACTTCATCAATCCGAAAGATGGATGGATCGGCGTTGACAAAGGACAAATCCTACGGACAAACGATGGTGGCATAACCTGGACGCTTCAGCAGACAGGGACAACCCAGCAACCGATCACGCACCTGCATTTCATCAACAGTCAAGAAGGATGGGCAGTTGCACCCCAACGACGAACTGGTGGATTTATCCTACACACAGTTGATGGCGGTGATTACTGGCAAATCCAAGCCACAACCTATCAGCGTTGCATTGGTGTCCATTTTCTAAATGCCACATCGGGGTGGGTGATAATGGAAGACGGAACCTCACTCCTCACCACAGATGGTGGAGAGAATTGGAAACGAGATCTGGACACAGGGCGAGACATTAAAGGATTGAATTTGGATATCCATCTGGTTACGGTGAAATTCCGCAATCACACCGAGGCTTGGGCAACGGCTTGGGAAATTAACGCTGGACAGATGATTCTTACCACCCAAAACCAAGGTCAGAGTTGGGAAACACTGAATTTATCGTCTGGGCAGGAAAGTGAAAATGGTGACTCGGAAAGTTGGATAGAAGAAATGGCAGCAGAACGTCCGTTTGGATACTCAATTCAAATTACCAACGCGCACTTTCTACCAGATGGGCGCGGTTGGGTAGTGGGTCGAGAACAAATTTTCGACAGGGAATCGGTCGGGGCTGATATTGGTGGCTCCAATGAAGCAGATGCATCTACGGGTCAGATTTACGCCACGACAGATGGCGGAAAAACTTGGCACCATCAACTCGGTGAACCGCTTGATAATTTCCGCGATGTGCTGTTTCTCAATGAGCAGAACGGTTGGATCGCTGGAGATAACGGAGCCTTGCTATCAACAGAGGACGGTGGAATAAATTGGAAGCGGTTGCGAACCAACACAATGGCCCGCATCGTCGATGTCCACTTCATCAGTCTTGAGCCAAAATGGGGCTGGGCGATGGAGAGGGATGGAACCCTGCTCTATACGACCGATGGCGATGATTGGTCAACAGACAACAATCAAGAACTTCCACAGCGCGAACTACCTGATCTTCCCCAGCATCAACTACCTCCACTCTCGATAAATGAAGCTGCTTTTGGTAAATTCTCTGAGGGATGGGCAGTCGGTGAAAATGGAGAAATTATCCACAATCTGGACGGCGGTCCGATCTGGAAATTGCAGCACACTTCAACCGGTAAAAACCTCAGAAGCGTTGATATGAAGTTTGCACCTCTCGGCTGGGCGGTTGGGAGCAACGGCGTAATTCAGCGAACTGTCAACGGTGGCGAATATTGGAAGTTCCACGAGACACACGCAGGCTACGACCTTCACGGCGTATCGTTCATCACGAAACGAAAAGGATGGGCTGTCGGACGCGCTGGGATCATCTTATCCACCACTGACGGTGGATTCACTTGGGAGTCAAGGTTGAGCGGTATGTCGGAAACGCTTTATGACATTCTGGCACTCTCTGAACAGGAAATCTACGCCGTCGGTGCCGCTGGAACCATCATTCATTCAACAGATGGCGGTGAAACGTGGAAACGAGAGCACACTGGCGTTGACAATGATTTGTATGTCATCACACGTGTCAAAGATGGGGAGAGGCTGTGGGTCGCTGGACAGGGAGGCGTTGTGCTGCGGCACCTCATGAGATAA
- a CDS encoding LamG domain-containing protein, with the protein MTRLSIGTIFFSAVILLVTTHVNAGLDEDLVFYLDFDNVKKQTIVDTSGNGLDAEIIENTEIVKGKYGDAIHLTNNGQDCVNIPSQEKLKIVDEITMMAWVYYQETWKGKKVHWIDKGCHWFEVKWGASYGIGSIDIGSGPEIWLFLGSRTDHGGSDRQEFIVPHKMKEKRWHHVAGSYDGKTTKIYLDGEVIGEEKKEFNFAGDNIAPVWIGCAKNKYAFVNGSIDEAAVWRRALSEAEIKQAMSGNFLAVSPNGRIATTWAEIKKRQ; encoded by the coding sequence ATGACACGGCTATCTATCGGTACTATCTTTTTTAGTGCTGTTATTCTGTTAGTGACGACTCACGTGAACGCGGGTCTTGATGAAGACCTCGTTTTTTATCTGGACTTTGACAACGTTAAAAAGCAGACAATTGTTGATACGTCGGGTAATGGGCTCGACGCAGAGATCATTGAGAATACTGAGATTGTCAAGGGTAAGTATGGAGATGCAATTCATCTTACAAATAATGGACAGGATTGCGTCAATATCCCTTCTCAGGAGAAGTTAAAAATCGTAGACGAGATAACAATGATGGCATGGGTCTATTATCAAGAAACGTGGAAAGGCAAGAAGGTGCATTGGATTGATAAAGGCTGTCATTGGTTTGAAGTCAAGTGGGGAGCCTCTTATGGCATCGGTAGTATTGACATCGGTAGCGGACCAGAAATCTGGTTGTTTCTGGGGTCACGGACTGACCATGGCGGTTCGGATCGACAAGAATTCATCGTTCCGCACAAAATGAAGGAAAAACGGTGGCATCATGTTGCGGGAAGCTACGACGGGAAAACGACGAAAATCTATTTAGATGGTGAAGTCATCGGCGAGGAAAAGAAGGAATTCAACTTCGCTGGTGACAATATCGCACCCGTCTGGATAGGATGCGCAAAAAATAAATATGCATTTGTCAACGGCTCTATTGATGAAGCGGCGGTCTGGCGACGCGCACTCAGCGAAGCTGAAATCAAACAAGCAATGTCGGGAAACTTCCTCGCTGTTTCACCGAACGGTAGAATAGCAACGACTTGGGCAGAGATAAAAAAAAGGCAGTAG
- a CDS encoding SDR family oxidoreductase produces the protein MANRLTDKIAVITGAARGIGAKSAELFAGEGAAVAIWDINAERGEATTQQIQASGGTALFCECDITDTAQIENAVAQVTSELGKPNVLFNNAGIAVVGELEDISEADWDRQYAVNVKSIYLVSRAIIPLMREAGGGSIINMASESAYVGFPMHPAYTSSKAAVVHLSRSMAVRYAEDNIRVNSLCPGTINTELYQEFLSKQPDPEAINKEIKEMHPLGIGEPEDIAWAAVYLASDESRYMTGAPMLVEGGILSL, from the coding sequence ATGGCAAACCGACTTACAGACAAAATCGCAGTTATCACAGGTGCAGCGCGAGGTATTGGTGCGAAAAGCGCAGAACTTTTTGCGGGTGAAGGTGCAGCTGTCGCAATTTGGGATATCAACGCCGAGCGTGGCGAAGCGACCACGCAACAGATTCAAGCCTCCGGGGGAACTGCCCTTTTCTGCGAGTGTGATATAACCGACACAGCACAAATCGAGAACGCTGTTGCACAGGTCACGTCCGAACTTGGCAAGCCAAATGTGTTGTTCAACAACGCCGGTATTGCTGTCGTAGGTGAATTAGAAGATATCTCTGAGGCAGACTGGGATCGGCAATACGCTGTCAATGTGAAAAGCATCTACCTTGTCTCACGGGCAATAATCCCATTGATGCGCGAAGCCGGTGGCGGTTCGATTATCAACATGGCGAGTGAATCCGCCTACGTCGGGTTTCCGATGCACCCCGCCTATACCTCCTCCAAAGCCGCTGTCGTACACCTTTCACGCAGCATGGCGGTTCGGTATGCTGAAGACAACATCCGTGTTAACAGCCTCTGCCCCGGCACGATCAACACCGAACTCTATCAAGAATTCCTATCCAAGCAGCCGGACCCAGAGGCAATCAACAAAGAAATCAAAGAGATGCATCCGCTGGGCATCGGCGAACCGGAAGACATTGCTTGGGCAGCGGTCTATTTAGCCTCCGATGAATCAAGATACATGACAGGTGCTCCAATGCTCGTTGAGGGCGGAATCCTCTCGCTCTAA
- a CDS encoding helix-turn-helix transcriptional regulator translates to MTKEKIEVEKSSGNVFQDLGFPNPEEYRTKARLALIINRIITESGLTRRAAAKLLDISESEITALLNGRLDDFSIESLFSLIRKLDCKVEIVVSGKPAHNTAAEISISMPF, encoded by the coding sequence ATGACTAAAGAAAAAATTGAAGTAGAAAAAAGCAGCGGCAATGTATTCCAGGACTTGGGATTTCCTAATCCAGAGGAATATCGCACGAAAGCTCGCCTTGCTCTAATCATCAATAGGATTATAACCGAAAGTGGACTTACGCGGCGCGCGGCTGCCAAGCTTTTAGATATCAGCGAATCTGAAATTACAGCACTGCTAAATGGGCGACTTGATGATTTTTCTATTGAATCCCTGTTTTCGCTAATCAGAAAACTGGATTGTAAGGTCGAGATCGTTGTCAGCGGAAAACCCGCGCACAACACCGCCGCAGAGATCAGCATTTCAATGCCTTTCTGA
- a CDS encoding dienelactone hydrolase family protein: MCNALMLGIIVTGLLFISNAGADSIKTELEKSPRHGEWVKVTTPDGRVVNTFVVYPEVKEPATAIIVIHEIFGLTDWIRLVGDRLASEGFVAICPDLLSGMGPNGGGTESFDSGDDVRRSIRELSPSQVTSDLDAIQKYARDLPSTNEKVAVSGFCWGGGQTFSYAVHSDTIAAGFVFYGRAAAPENIPKISAPVYGFYGESDNRINATIDATKAAADAANVTYDPVIYEGVGHAFLRRGMAADANDAQKAATKAAWERWVSLLQGL; this comes from the coding sequence ATGTGTAATGCCCTCATGTTAGGCATCATTGTTACCGGTTTATTGTTCATTAGTAACGCAGGGGCTGACAGCATAAAGACCGAACTCGAAAAATCACCGCGCCACGGCGAATGGGTAAAAGTCACGACCCCGGATGGGCGTGTTGTCAATACGTTTGTTGTTTACCCAGAGGTAAAAGAGCCAGCAACGGCTATCATCGTTATCCATGAAATTTTCGGACTCACCGATTGGATTCGCCTCGTAGGAGACAGACTCGCCTCCGAAGGCTTTGTTGCAATCTGTCCTGACCTGCTTTCCGGCATGGGACCTAATGGCGGTGGCACAGAGAGCTTCGATTCCGGTGATGATGTCCGACGGAGCATCCGAGAACTCTCACCCTCTCAAGTCACATCAGATCTGGATGCCATCCAGAAATATGCCAGAGACCTTCCCTCAACCAATGAAAAGGTTGCTGTATCCGGCTTCTGCTGGGGCGGCGGTCAAACGTTCAGCTACGCTGTCCATTCCGATACAATAGCCGCTGGCTTCGTGTTCTACGGTCGCGCCGCAGCACCGGAAAACATCCCCAAAATATCAGCACCAGTATACGGCTTTTATGGCGAGAGTGACAACCGCATCAATGCTACAATTGATGCCACCAAAGCCGCAGCCGATGCCGCAAACGTTACCTACGACCCCGTCATCTATGAAGGGGTTGGTCACGCCTTTCTGAGACGCGGCATGGCAGCAGACGCAAACGACGCACAGAAAGCTGCTACGAAAGCTGCATGGGAGCGGTGGGTATCCCTCCTGCAAGGACTATAG
- a CDS encoding anti-sigma factor: MVNTLPLFSIEDMNHQKIQKELSAYLDNELTPTVREQVETHLHSCDECSEMLSAFQNNRQMIANLAQPVPSTLKETVMAKIHAGFQDELSGYLDNELVPTMRERIEAHLHSCDECSEMLSAFRQNRERIKMFARPAPVSIADTVMAKIHEQAAKTVSEESTRTPWLSDIGRWLPDFGRWFLRPVTAGATGLLTLVLILGALYFYPTTPQYDETLDFYYGLYTEQLEDNPLKSNVGSPLSLESLPPETIEEAEEQVLDFFVEN; this comes from the coding sequence GTGGTAAACACTTTACCTCTATTCTCGATTGAAGACATGAACCATCAAAAAATTCAAAAGGAATTATCAGCCTATTTAGATAATGAATTAACTCCGACTGTGCGCGAGCAAGTTGAAACACACCTACACTCCTGCGACGAGTGTTCCGAAATGCTGTCAGCGTTCCAAAACAACCGTCAGATGATCGCAAACCTCGCGCAGCCGGTGCCATCAACGCTTAAAGAGACAGTGATGGCAAAAATACATGCTGGATTCCAAGACGAGTTATCAGGCTATTTAGACAATGAATTAGTGCCTACTATGCGCGAGCGGATTGAAGCACACCTGCATTCCTGCGACGAGTGCTCCGAAATGCTGTCAGCGTTCCGCCAAAATCGCGAGCGAATCAAAATGTTTGCGCGTCCCGCTCCGGTATCTATTGCTGACACAGTAATGGCGAAAATACACGAACAAGCCGCAAAGACGGTGTCCGAGGAATCCACACGCACACCATGGCTATCAGATATCGGACGATGGCTACCAGATTTTGGACGCTGGTTTCTCCGTCCCGTTACAGCAGGGGCGACAGGTCTCCTGACGCTCGTACTGATTTTGGGAGCACTCTACTTTTATCCAACTACGCCCCAATATGATGAAACACTTGATTTCTACTACGGACTTTATACTGAGCAACTCGAAGACAACCCATTGAAGTCAAATGTCGGCAGCCCGCTCAGTCTGGAATCTCTACCTCCAGAAACCATTGAAGAGGCTGAAGAACAGGTTCTTGACTTCTTTGTGGAGAATTGA
- a CDS encoding sigma-70 family RNA polymerase sigma factor gives MPVATRRITMETYSETSKTEELDLAQEREIVLRCQKGDADAMGTLVIQYQNWVYNIAYGMLGHHQDAQDVAQDAFLSAWENIGKFQFRSRFSTWLYRIVKNKCLNHMDQYQRRKTDPMEIDDSQPWVPLDTATPEEAALRTEEKEIVHAALAKLKDSHREILVLRELRDLPYEEISEMLGCTLGRVKSRLHEARKALKKELERVEW, from the coding sequence ATGCCTGTTGCAACCCGTAGAATTACTATGGAAACCTATTCGGAGACCAGCAAGACAGAAGAATTAGATCTCGCACAGGAACGTGAGATTGTTTTGCGGTGTCAAAAAGGTGATGCTGATGCAATGGGAACCCTTGTAATTCAATATCAAAACTGGGTTTACAACATCGCTTACGGCATGCTCGGTCATCATCAAGACGCGCAAGATGTCGCGCAAGATGCGTTCCTCTCCGCATGGGAAAATATCGGGAAATTTCAATTCCGCTCCCGATTTTCCACATGGCTTTACCGAATCGTCAAAAACAAGTGTCTTAATCACATGGACCAGTATCAACGTCGAAAAACTGACCCAATGGAAATTGACGATTCACAACCGTGGGTTCCTCTTGATACAGCAACACCGGAAGAGGCAGCACTACGCACTGAAGAGAAAGAAATTGTTCACGCAGCCCTCGCGAAACTCAAAGACAGCCATAGAGAAATTCTGGTGCTGAGAGAACTGCGAGATCTACCTTATGAAGAAATATCCGAAATGTTGGGATGTACGCTCGGACGCGTCAAATCTCGGTTACACGAAGCCAGAAAAGCACTAAAAAAAGAACTGGAGCGAGTTGAGTGGTAA